One Podospora pseudopauciseta strain CBS 411.78 chromosome 5 map unlocalized CBS411.78m_5, whole genome shotgun sequence DNA window includes the following coding sequences:
- a CDS encoding uncharacterized protein (EggNog:ENOG503P96P), with product MERQRPPEPATAVAGQPRSTARLLEDDDYEAPDDGAVLENEDGGLPATTGNIRKSSPLALGGSRSRIPLKQTELLSAPTFTGTRQTIQTAQTPPSTQPPTPKRENTALPGGSKSHSPQAARHRSLSASSLRKPSSMPSMVGVKIRPKPSTGPKQSKSNSRLTSSSSYSLPGPRSSTTPIGPRPSTTQHGRGATPSSKTPVPPRATSNTETRRQSLSAIPVALGSPIALLSSGVLKTEPRPRPASLLAVPSSGPRTWQTDSKAPSPAPTPTLTKTKRLPAQLETREVGSASTVGNPTNGTLPPTRSPTPRQPVRASATQSAIPARSSPVQDAVKTKDKQGTSSSRPSTIQATSRQLGTASTETLVNQEGSGRLAKQTTVTAPGGAPGGISERLPTPTTPSRRSSTHEVTLRPERVSGHSVSTRTLANSAASQTTATSSGRLSTAQESQDTRIAKDPDRGCSSHYPLLSAKSRSLTRTQGKQLQMQIPSRNHAAHACLPATPVSATSTASSKLVSASTSASRRCSSCASVTQGGSRDSVKLSPTPPSLAASNRPPTTPAAVPTVLTLPPTPASPKCPLKPPGSPALFTEALFQSISSPHCVDVNLKHPAEIQGLSTTRIISPPIPTPAVEKESQSRQGESSAGKTSPSCSEGRQSPSDLRAPPDTPTVRVPANDVGTEAADKPAVPFHPFASGGLFICGNEPRIQKQESPKLPRFVGYAPPVRILRSPERAPVPLEYPPWDRTVEVTWERTLNNPADKFIFDKELSFQQGVLRLRRERASRDPDGTHTLNHTGLQNGRYPQLKGLARSNRCLYFLLPDRARFKITNMILNDHNTGNLNPKPVRMNPPHCYEPIWPLNPLDGRKLWTTECLDSFASAISPLYPYMSVCYDMRVDFLAAFFLARRFHVVYSPFVAEKNCPTATLLMDSFVPLMRYITLEVDYTKLGGNVHPTAVGVDQWRGLQRVRQLVLRFADLQCTRADGVNIGNLCLMVRRYYGFREGMKWKKGSAERRVRHDEPETEEESSGWSDTSHASDETTENDDEEFVPYHPDAYLCILDPLKTIGHHIDSLTIVGTTRSYANELIYAVWGQDEIPRGPGWKTRIEKHRKYRTAATFPFTPGQRSALTRSGRLQITRHTRDPRCWVGSYGCRLRPEVKLAESKLVPGKTKYGFQWNEEVRPGPPGGVLTIVKLPADEHLTKVVMKPAKSPQRFTSTILSKVFNRTPKGIRPPLSAPSSPGLNTTPTSTVAPASGPVSPSITKPSPLSQITYLGEESNDEGRHKLRQSSPNSDAQHMEDDGDDHWKRHFWKPSKIPLGTLIKRHAKSITKKISSNKLGEINSEHDSHSGGGSEDQKGTFGKLMKRASSNVLRKGFFGKRGIQTHRY from the exons ATGGAGAGACAACGACCGCCGGAGCCCGCAACAGCCGTAGCCGGACAACCAAGGAGCACTGCGCGCCtgttggaggatgatgactaTGAGGCCCCTGACGATGGAGCTGTCCTCGAGAACGAGGATGGTGGTCTCCCGGCCACCACGGGCAACATCAGAAAATCCTCACCTCTAGCCCTGGGTGGCTCTCGCTCACGGATACCTCTGAAACAAACTGAGTT GCTATCTGCGCCAACATTCACTGGCACCAGGCAGACAATCCAAACCGCACAAACTCCACCGTCCACCCAGCCCCCTACGCCCAAAAGAGAAAATACAGCTCTACCTGGCGGTTCGAAGTCACACAGTCCTCAAGCAGCGCGGCACAGGTCCTTGTCTGCCTCATCGTTACGTAAACCGTCTTCGATGCCGTCAATGGTGGGAGTGAAGATACGTCCAAAGCCGTCAACTGGCCCCAAGCAATCCAAAAGCAACAGCCGACTCACAAGTTCTTCATCATATTCCCTGCCAGGGCCACGGAGCTCAACTACGCCAATAGGACCAAGACCTTCCACGACACAACATGGACGAGGtgcaacaccatcaagcaaAACACCTGTCCCGCCTAGGGCAACAAGTAATACTGAGACGAGGAGACAATCGCTTTCTGCAATACCAGTCGCTCTGGGTTCCCCTATTGCTTTGCTTTCATCTGGAGTACTAAAGACCGAACCTCGACCACGCCCCGCTAGCCTTTTGGCTGTGCCATCATCAGGGCCACGCACGTGGCAAACTGACTCAAAGGCGCCTTCTCCTGCACCCACGCCGACACTCACAAAGACCAAAAGACTCCCCGCCCAACTCGAGACAAGGGAGGTTGGCTCTGCCTCCACGGTTGGCAACCCAACCAACGGAACTCTACCTCCCACCAGATCCCCTACTCCCCGTCAACCCGTCAGAGCTTCTGCGACTCAATCCGCCATTCCAGCCAGATCATCTCCGGTACAGGATGCCGTAAAAACAAAAGATAAGCAAGGGACATCGTCATCAAGGCCTTCCACAATCCAAGCAACCTCGAGGCAATTGGGGACTGCGTCAACTGAAACGCTTGTTAATCAAGAAGGAAGCGGTAGGTTGGCGAAGCAAACAACTGTGACTGCTCCTGGGGGAGCGCCTGGAGGGATATCCGAGAGACTACCAACTCCGACCACACCCAGTAGGCGTTCATCCACTCATGAGGTAACACTGAGGCCAGAAAGGGTATCTGGGCACTCTGTTTCGACGAGAACCCTGGCCAACTCGGCAGCCAGTCAAACGACTGCCACGTCTTCTGGAAGGCTTTCTACAGCCCAAGAAAGTCAAGACACAAGAATAGCCAAGGATCCAGACCGTGGGTGCTCGTCTCACTATCCACTCTTGAGCGCAAAATCTCGAAGTTTGACAAGGACCCAAGGCAAACAGCTTCAGATGCAAATTCCATCAAGAAATCACGCGGCACATGCGTGTCTGCCCGCAACCCCGGTATCTGCAACTTCAACTGCTTCGTCAAAGCTTGTTTCAGCCTCTACTTCTGCTTCACGCAGGTGTTCGTCATGCGCCTCGGTAACTCAAGGGGGTTCGAGAGATTCTGTGAAGCTTTCTCCGACTCCACCATCCTTGGCAGCCTCCAACAGGCcccccacaaccccagcTGCAGTTCCAACTGTGTTAACACTCCCGCCGACCCCAGCATCGCCAAAGTGTCCACTGAAACCCCCAGGCAGTCCTGCTTTATTTACCGAGGCACTGTTTCAGAGCATATCCTCACCGCACTGTGTGGACGTGAATCTTAAACACCCAGCTGAGATTCAAGGACTTTCGACAACACGCATTATCTCCCCACCAATACCCACACCGGCTGTTGAAAAAGAGTCCCAATCGCGGCAAGGAGAGTCAAGCGCCGGCAAAACGTCGCCGTCGTGCTCAGAGGGGCGTCAAAGTCCATCAGATTTGCGAGCGCCTCCGGACACGCCGACCGTTCGAGTCCCTGCCAATGATGTGGGAACTGAAGCAGCAGATAAACCGGCTGTCCCATTCCATCCATTTGCAAGTGGTGGACTCTTCATTTGTGGCAATGAGCCACGTATACAGAAGCAAGAATCTCCGAAACTGCCCAGATTCGTTGGGTATGCGCCTCCGGTAAGAATTCTCCGCTCCCCGGAACGGGCTCCTGTTCCCCTCGAGTACCCTCCTTGGGATCGGACTGTCGAGGTAACGTGGGAGAGAACGCTCAACAACCCGGCGGATAAGTTCATCTTTGACAAAGAGCTGTCCTTTCAGCAAGGAGTTCTTCGTCTGAGAAGGGAAAGAGCTTCCCGTGACCCCGATGGCACACACACATTAAACCATACAGGACTCCAAAATGGAAGGTATCCTCAGCTCAAAGGCCTAGCAAGATCAAACCGGTGTCTTTACTTCCTATTGCCCGATCGAGCCCGCTTCAAGATTACCAACATGATTCTCAACGATCACAATACGGGAAACCTCAATCCAAAGCCTGTTCGCATGAACCCTCCGCATTGCTATGAGCCAATATGGCCCCTGAATCCTCTGGATGGTCGCAAGCTGTGGACTACAGAATGTTTGGACTCCTTTGCGTCTGCAATATCTCCGCTTTACCCTTACATGTCAGTCTGCTACGACATGCGTGTCGACTTtctcgccgccttcttcctTGCTCGGAGATTTCACGTTGTGTACAGCCCGTTTGTGGCGGAGAAGAATTGCCCAACAGCGACACTTCTGATGGACTCCTTCGTTCCTCTGATGAGATACATCACGCTGGAGGTTGACTACACCAAGTTGGGAGGGAATGTTCATCCAACTGCTGTCGGTGTGGATCAATGGAGAGGACTTCAGAGAGTTCGCCAGTTGGTGTTGAGATTTGCCGACTTGCAGTGTACCAGGGCCGACGGAGTCAACATTGGGAATTTGTGTTTGATGGTGCGCAGGTATTACGGCTTTCGGGAAGGAATGAAGTGGAAGAAAGGGTCGGCAGAACGAAGAGTCAGGCATGATGAGCCAGAGACAGAGGAAGAATCATCGGGTTGGTCAGACACCAGTCACGCCAGTGATGAGACCACAGAGAACGACGATGAGG AATTTGTACCATATCATCCAGATGCCTATCTTTGCATCCTCGACCCACTGAAGACGATAGGCCACCACATCGACAGTCTTACCATAGTGGGCACCACTCGGAGCTATGCGAACGAGCTGATATACGCCGTTTGGGGACAAGACGAGATTCCCAGAGGCCCTGGCTGGAAGACACGAATTGAGAAACACCGCAAGTATCGCACCGCAGCCACCTTCCCTTTTACGCCTGGTCAGAGGTCAGCCCTGACGCGGTCCGGGAGGCTTCAGATCACTCGTCACACGCGTGATCCGCGCTGCTGGGTTGGCTCTTACGGGTGCAGACTGCGACCAGAGGTCAAACTCGCCGAATCGAAGCTGGTCCCGGGAAAGACCAAGTACGGCTTTCAATGGAACGAGGAAGTACGACCTGGCCCCCCGGGTGGCGTTTTGACAATAGTTAAGCTGCCCGCAGATGAACATCTGACGAAGGTCGTGATGAAACCGGCCAAGTCACCCCAACGCTTTACTTCTACCATTCTATCCAAAGTCTTCAACCGGACACCAAAAGGCATTCGGCCCCCGCTATCTGCACCTTCGTCGCCCGGCCTTAACACCACCCCAACGTCGACTGTAGCGCCAGCCTCAGGACCGGTATCGCCGTCTATTACTAAGCCGAGTCCCCTTTCACAAATAACCTATCTCGGGGAGGAGTCGAATGATGAAGGTCGGCATAAGTTACGACAGTCGTCACCAAATTCCGATGCTCAGCAcatggaggatgatggggatgaccACTGGAAACGGCATTTTTGGAAGCCGTCCAAGATTCCTTTGGGAACTCTGATCAAGAGGCATGCCAAGTCAATCACGAAGAAAATATCGAGCAACAAGCTTGGTGAGATTAATTCAGAACATGATAGTcatagtggtggtgggtctGAAGATCAAAAGGGGACTTTTGGGAAGTTGATGAAGAGGGCAAGTAGCAATGTGCTGAGGAAGGGCTTTtttgggaaaagggggattCAGACGCATCGGTATTAG
- a CDS encoding uncharacterized protein (COG:S; BUSCO:EOG0926506Z; EggNog:ENOG503P426): protein MSVVGGPVPKNFDAENADNLEDIEKQFAVKAVQHMATYWSILEKVKGSTLRLTKIDDEIYEHLKTDFPEFDPAATIDEDEMKSKTGKERWRKFLMAYDKRVDDYNFGTMLRSNPKAEYTEEDTIFVPRMQFYAIEIARNKLGLNDWIYEKAQQEKAAGSSA from the exons atgtctgTCGTCGGAGGCCCCGTTCCCAAGAACTTTGACGCTGAAAATGCGGACAACCTCGAGGAT ATCGAGAAGCAGTTCGCCGTCAAGGCTGTCCAGCACATGGCCACCTACTGGTCCATCCTCGAGAAGGTCAAGGGCTCTACCCTGCGCCTGACCAAGATTGACGACGAGATCTACGAGCACCTCAAGACCGACTTCCCCGAGTTCGACCCCGCTGCCACCATTGATGAAGACGAGATGAAGAGCAAAACGGGCAAGGAGAGGTGGCGCAAGTTCCTGATGGCCTATGACAAGAGGGTCGATGACTACAACTTTGGCACCATGCTGCGCTCCAACCCCAAGGCCGAGTACACCGAGGAGGATACCATCTTCG TACCAAGAATGCAATTTTACGCCATCGAGATTGCGCGAAACAAGCTTGGCCTGAATGACTGGATCTACGAGAAGGCGcagcaggagaaggctgctggATCTAGCGCCTGA
- a CDS encoding uncharacterized protein (EggNog:ENOG503NUVZ; COG:P; COG:Q) has product MRTSPAIWLAACLLQANLVFSDLVGFGLHPFKIYCASACQWALQAYPLECSEKIPKGFLGWATTSSECKANDTAWLTTLAWCLHVKCRAHRMSELQAFWETDATRDMTNFGNTGTPVPPKWSYEESLQQITEPPRKMPVDTTTVLNFTALVPEIEYQAQLNTALGVTKEQETGAEYGVIILVTGFGIPIILTWLYHLPFTSGLLSKITPYLTQPSSIGTYSVRSLPFLLGNAPTIGQAAYIAVFFIINIVLMSVNYQSMQPHLYYPGESMEIKAYIFYRTGIAAYALLPLLILFASRNNVLLLWLTNWSHATYLLLHRWVARLFVLHALVHSFLALPIFLPQQAVVDSDYWAWGVAATVLCVAILFASVLPLRRWSYEIFLVTHVVLSVILVVGLWYHVVLWIGLDSYGYETWIYAACAVWFFDRAARVGKVLKNGVRRSKVTDLGNGYIRVDIPRASFANDGPGLHVYAYFPTLSLWRPWENHPFSIVPTSLMSRVERQRPEQSSGSSSPTAKESGVHINVHDVEKHHGFKDTASASLETGITLLIKKSMGITKHLKATDGLLTLMDGPYHNTSTREIRHCDRLLLIGGGIGITSLLPWIASHPNIKLFWSVKESARCLVEEVQGVLSEIEKDVRIGRRLDISRLLEQEAEVGYCNIGVVVSGPGGLCDDVRAAVAAVGKKGSTCFELDVDAYSW; this is encoded by the exons ATGCGAACTTCCCCTGCCATCTGGCTAGCAGCATGCCTGCTCCAAGCCAACCTTGTCTTCTCCGACCTAGTCGGCTTCGGCCTTCACCCTTTCAAAATCTACTGCGCCTCCGCATGCCAGTGGGCACTCCAAGCTTATCCCCTAGAATGCTCTGAAAAGATCCCAAAGGGCTTCCTCGGTTGGGCAACCACGAGCTCAGAGTGCAAAGCCAATGACACAGCCTGGCTCACCACGCTGGCCTGGTGTCTGCATGTCAAGTGTAGAGCCCATCGCATGTCGGAATTGCAAGCGTTCTGGGAGACTGATGCTACACGCGATATGACGAATTTTGGCAACACGGGTACGCCGGTACCGCCTAAGTGGTCATACGAGGAATCCTTGCAGCAAATCACTGAGCCACCGAGGAAAATGCCAGTGGATACCACGACGGTGCTCAACTTTACCGCCTTGGTTCCGGAGATCGAGTATCAAGCCCAGTTGAATACCGCTTTGGGTGTGACGAAAGAGCAGGAGACAGGCGCGGAATATGG agtcatcatcctcgtcactGGCTTCGGCATACCCATCATCCTGACCTGGCtctaccacctcccctttACCTCTGGCCTCTTGTCCAAGATCACTCCATACTTGacccaacccagcagcaTCGGCACTTATTCCGTTCGCTCCTTGCcattcctcctcggcaatgCCCCAACCATTGGCCAAGCAGCATACATCgccgtcttcttcatcatcaacataGTCCTCATGTCAGTCAACTACCAGTCCATGCAACCACACCTCTACTACCCCGGCGAGAGTATGGAGATCAAAGCGTACATCTTTTACCGCACAGGAATAGCAGCTTatgctctcctcccccttctcatcctgTTCGCGTCAAGGAACAACGTTTTGTTGCTTTGGTTGACGAACTGGTCTCACGCTACGTATCTGCTTCTTCATCGCTGGGTGGCAAGACTGTTTGTCCTCCATGCTTTGGTGCACAGTTTCCTGGCACTACCAATCTTCCTGCCACAGCAAGCAGTGGTTGACTCTGACTATTGGGCTTGGGGCGTTGCGGCTACAGTTCTTTGTGTTGCCATTCTCTTTGCGAGTGTTCTGCCTCTGAGGAGATGGTCGTATGAGATATTCTTAGTGACGCACGTTGTCTTGTCGGTTATTCTCGTTGTTGGGCTTTGGTATCACGTTGTTCTTTGGATTGGGCTGGACTCCTACGGCTATGAGACCTGGATTTATGCCGCCTGTGCAGTTTGGTTCTTTGACAGAGCAGCGAGAGTAGGGAAGGTGTTGAAAAACGGGGTTCGCAGAAGCAAGGTGACTGACTTGGGGAATGGGTACATCCGGGTTGACATACCCCGAGCGTCGTTTGCCAATGATGGGCCTGGGCTGCATGTTTACGCTTATTTTCCCACTTTGAGTCTCTGGCGGCCGTGGGAGAACCACCCGTTTTCAATCGTTCCAACAAGCCTGATGTCCCGGGTTGAAAGGCAACGGCCAGAGCAATcaagcggcagcagcagtccgACAGCGAAAGAGTCAGGTGTTCACATCAACGTTCACGATGTTGAGAAACACCACGGCTTTAAGGATACCGCGTCTGCGTCTCTGGAAACGGGTATCACCCTGCTCATCAAGAAGTCCATGGGGATTACCAAGCACCTGAAGGCCACCGATGGGCTTTTGACTCTCATGGATGGCCCGTATCATAATACTTCTACCAGGGAGATTCGCCATTGCGATAGGCTGCTTCTCATTGGAGGTGGGATTGGCATCACCAGTCTGCTTCCGTGGATTGCCAGCCATCCGAACATCAAATTATTTTGGAGTGTCAAAGAATCGGCGAGGTGTCTGGTCGAGGAAGTTCAAGGTGTGTTGAGCGAGATCGAGAAAGATGTCCGAATCGGAAGGAGACTGGACATTTCTCGGCTGTTAGAGCAAGAAGCCGAAGTTGGATACTGCAACATCGGCGTTGTGGTCTCTGGACCGGGTGGGCTCTGTGATGATGTCAGGGCAGCTGTGGCAGCGGTTGGAAAGAAAGGGTCCACGTGTTTTGAGCTTGACGTGGACGCGTATTCGTGGTAG